GCTATCAAGACCAGTCGGCATCTGCCAACCTTCTCCGTAAAGGTAGATGTTGGGATGGATGGCTTTTAGTTCCTGAGCGATTTGCTTCATGGTGGTTATGTCGAGAATGCCCATCAAGTCAAAGCGGAAACCGTCAAAGCCGTAGAGGCTAACCCATTGCTGGACGGATTGTTGGATATAATGGCGCACCATAGCTTTTTCGCTGGCTACATCATTTCCGCAAAAGGTACCGTTTGTCCGTAGGCCTTGCTCATCGAGACGATAGAAGTAGCCTGGGACAATTTTTTCAAAAGCATAGGCATCTGCCTCATAGACGTGATTGTAGACGACATCCATGATAACGCTCATATCAGCCTGGTGATAAGCTGCAATCGCGTCTTGTAGTTCAAAGATACGGCTATAGGGATTGTGTGGGTCGCTTGAGAAGCTACCTTCAGGAACATTATACTGGACGGGATCATAGCCCCAATTATAAACGAGTTCGGGGTGTTTTTCGTCAACACTGCCAAAGTCATAGACTGGCATAAGCTGAACGTGTGTAATGCCTAAATCTTGCAAGTATTTGAGACCAAAGGTCTGGCCGTGTACGGTTGGAGATTCGGACAGAGAAGCAAATTTACCAGGTTGTGAAAAACCAGCTTCCTTTTGCATGGAGAAATCACGCACGCTCATTTCATAGATAACGGCTTCTGTTGGTTTTACTTGGCTGGCAGCGCGCTGAATAGGTTTGCTAATCTTTTTTCGATCAATGACATAACTATGACCAGAGTTGGCATCTGAAGAGAGGGCGTAGGGGTCATGTACTTCTACCCATTTTCCGTTCACCTTATGGATATAGTAGTAGGCCTTGCCTTCTAAGTCCCCAAGGACCTGCGTATGCCAGACACCTCTATCTTGCCTTTGGAGGGAGATGACCTGATCTTCCAGATGAAGCAAAACTTTTTCCGAAATAGGCGCCCACAGTTTGAAATCTGTTGCCTGAGGGCTATAGCTAGCTCCCAAATCTCTTTCTTGGTAGCTAAATAATTCATCAAAAATTGGCTTTTGGACAATGTGGCGATACTGGAGAATGGTGTGGTTGCGGTCCTGATCATAGACTGTATAGGATTCGGTCAAATCAATTGGGTCATTGACTGAAAGGGTATAGACAATTTGATGTTCTTGATTCTCAATTTTTTTGATGGTCAAGGGACTAGAGCTATGCTTGTCCTCTAGAGTAAAGTGGATAGAATAAGCGTCAAAGGACTTTTCCAATTCGATAGTGATGCTATTTTCATCATCTAAGTAGGCTTGGAAAATACGATAAACCATGAAATTTCTCCTTAACTAACGAGTAAGAATACTGTGTGGGATGACTTGGCGATAGCAAGTATGCTTGTCATCCTTATTATCTTTAATGATTTGGAGCAAGGTTCGGAAAGATTCCCTCCCCAACTCGAGGGTGTTGATATTAATATAGGCATCCACGTCGATGCGTGGCTTGATAGAGTCAAAAGTGATAATCGGGAAGCGGTAGTCGATGTCTTTAAGATAGTGGAGAGCCCCTTCGGCAACCATACTATCCGATGTCACAAAGGCTTCAATTTCCTGAATAGGCATCTTTTCCATAATCTTATAACTGCTATCTTCCAAGAGGAAACCGAAAGAAAACTTGACGATGTTTTCATCGAGAGGGATGCCTGCTTCTTCCAGGGCTTGTTTGTAGCCGGCAAAGCGGTCTTGGGATACGACAAGCTCTTTATTCCCAGCTAGAAAGGCAATTTTTTTATAACCTTGATCTAGGAAATATTTGGTTGCATCGTAGCCAGCCTTGATATTATCATTATCGACCAAAGAAACAAATGGTGACACTGCTTTCCCTAAAATCAAGAAAGGAAACTGATTTTTAATCGCAAAGTCAACCAGCGGATCGTTTGGCTTAGAATAGAGAAAAATCAAACCATCAACGCGTTTTCCGAAAATCATTTGTTTAATATTTTCTAAACGACGCTCTTCGTCCTGTCCGGTGCTAATCTGAATGGCATAGTCATGTTCAGACGCGATGCGCGAAATCCCCCGCAAGACAGTTGGGAAGAATGGGTTTTGGTAAAAAAGATCCGAATCATCGGGCAGCACTAGGCCGATGACTTGGGTTGATTGGCTGACCAGACTTCTAGCGTTGAGATTTGGATGATAGTCCAGCTCTTTCATGGCAGCACGAACCCGTTTTTTAGTTTCATCGCTGATAGTTGACTTGTTTTGTACGACGCGTGTCACAGTTGAGGGAGACACACCCGCTAGTTTCGCTACTTCTTTAATCGTAACGCGCATAATAACCTCCTAATTTCTGAAATCCTCATCACGAAAATGTGTTTTGTAGAAAATAATCACCAAATAAAGAACAAACAAGATATTTTGAACGGTGATAATCGTAGGCAGGCTTTGCCCAAATAAGCCGCAGATAAGGCCGATAATCGTTGGTAATCCTAGGCAGTTGAGGATAAAATGATAGCATTCTTTAAAGGTTCTAAAAGAAAATAACCGTGATTTCTTGGTCAGATAGAGCAAGAAGGAAGCACCGAGTGCTAGAAAGGTAAAGTTGATGCTAAAGAGGAAGCCTGCGGAGAGGACTAGAAAGAGGCTGATTACCAGGCGGTTTTGCTGGAACCAGTCTTTAGAAATGGCTTTGGTCAGGGCTTCTTTACTTTTTAGAGCCTTCTGGTCAATGGCTTGGTAGCGGATATTGGCCAGTTCTTTTCCTCCTTTAGTGATTTTAAGATTTTCTTTGTCGAAGTAAAGGGTCAGCTCCTTGCCTAATTTGAGCTCCTCGTGATGGCCGATAATGACAGTCCCAGCGGCATTGTGATGAATGCCTTCAGGATTTTCAGTGGTTAGTATATGGTCTTTTATCTGGGCATGATGGTCAAAGTCAATCATCACGTCTTCATCCAGAGTGTCAAATGCCTTATCAACAAAAGTATCCAGAGCATAGCTCGTCAAAGATGCTGTTTGAACGGCCACGGGAATCAAAGACAGAGAAATCAAAAAGATGCTGGTAAAGATGAGCTGGAACCAGCTAAGCATCCGACGATTGGCGAAAGTTTTTCTAAAACCAATCAAGCTCGAAAAATAATTAAAAGGATAAGGTAACATAGCTGTCTCTTTCTAAAATTATAATCAGGTGGTGGCCAATAAAGAACTTATTGGCTGCCATATAACTATAATTGTCTTTAAATCAAAAACAGGGTGGGACAAGATTATCCCTTGTCTCCACCACTTGTTAAACCAGATACAAAATTCTTTTGCAGGAAGAAGAAGAGAATACAGATTGGAAGGGCAGTGAGAATCGCACCGGCAGCAAAGAAGGCAATTTTTTGATTCTTGACATCGCTGACGAAGGTACGAAGACCAACTGCAACCGTATAAAATTCTTTTTCACGAAGAAGGAAGCTAGAGAGGATATAGTCTCCGAAAGGTCCCATGAAGGCCCAGAGAGCTTGCACAGCAATCATTGGGCGAACGAGGGGCAGGACAATCTGCCAGAAACGTCTGAAATGACCAGCACCGTCTAATTTAGCTGACTCATCTAGAGACATAGGAACGGTATCGAAGTATCCTTTCATCAACCAAGCATTCATTGGAATACCACCACCCACATAAAGGAAGATGAGGAACCAGCTTTGGTTGAGGGCATTGAGCATCAGCGCCATAACGAAGAAGGCGGTCAGAGCTGCAATGGTTGGCACCATTTGGATAATCAAGAAGAAAACCAAACTTTGCTTTCTTGCGATGAAATTGTAACGGCTGTATG
Above is a window of Streptococcus cristatus ATCC 51100 DNA encoding:
- a CDS encoding LacI family DNA-binding transcriptional regulator, whose product is MRVTIKEVAKLAGVSPSTVTRVVQNKSTISDETKKRVRAAMKELDYHPNLNARSLVSQSTQVIGLVLPDDSDLFYQNPFFPTVLRGISRIASEHDYAIQISTGQDEERRLENIKQMIFGKRVDGLIFLYSKPNDPLVDFAIKNQFPFLILGKAVSPFVSLVDNDNIKAGYDATKYFLDQGYKKIAFLAGNKELVVSQDRFAGYKQALEEAGIPLDENIVKFSFGFLLEDSSYKIMEKMPIQEIEAFVTSDSMVAEGALHYLKDIDYRFPIITFDSIKPRIDVDAYININTLELGRESFRTLLQIIKDNKDDKHTCYRQVIPHSILTR
- a CDS encoding sugar ABC transporter permease; translated protein: MNSSVKFKRFINHSLTYLYLVVLSIIILYPLLITIMSAFKTGNVVAFKLDTDINFSLENFSRLFSETLYGTWYFNTIIIAVLTMIVQTSIVVLAGYAYSRYNFIARKQSLVFFLIIQMVPTIAALTAFFVMALMLNALNQSWFLIFLYVGGGIPMNAWLMKGYFDTVPMSLDESAKLDGAGHFRRFWQIVLPLVRPMIAVQALWAFMGPFGDYILSSFLLREKEFYTVAVGLRTFVSDVKNQKIAFFAAGAILTALPICILFFFLQKNFVSGLTSGGDKG
- a CDS encoding DUF1189 family protein, which encodes MLPYPFNYFSSLIGFRKTFANRRMLSWFQLIFTSIFLISLSLIPVAVQTASLTSYALDTFVDKAFDTLDEDVMIDFDHHAQIKDHILTTENPEGIHHNAAGTVIIGHHEELKLGKELTLYFDKENLKITKGGKELANIRYQAIDQKALKSKEALTKAISKDWFQQNRLVISLFLVLSAGFLFSINFTFLALGASFLLYLTKKSRLFSFRTFKECYHFILNCLGLPTIIGLICGLFGQSLPTIITVQNILFVLYLVIIFYKTHFRDEDFRN
- the pulA gene encoding type I pullulanase, translating into MVYRIFQAYLDDENSITIELEKSFDAYSIHFTLEDKHSSSPLTIKKIENQEHQIVYTLSVNDPIDLTESYTVYDQDRNHTILQYRHIVQKPIFDELFSYQERDLGASYSPQATDFKLWAPISEKVLLHLEDQVISLQRQDRGVWHTQVLGDLEGKAYYYIHKVNGKWVEVHDPYALSSDANSGHSYVIDRKKISKPIQRAASQVKPTEAVIYEMSVRDFSMQKEAGFSQPGKFASLSESPTVHGQTFGLKYLQDLGITHVQLMPVYDFGSVDEKHPELVYNWGYDPVQYNVPEGSFSSDPHNPYSRIFELQDAIAAYHQADMSVIMDVVYNHVYEADAYAFEKIVPGYFYRLDEQGLRTNGTFCGNDVASEKAMVRHYIQQSVQQWVSLYGFDGFRFDLMGILDITTMKQIAQELKAIHPNIYLYGEGWQMPTGLDSDLLAHQFNAEQLPEYGFFSDHFRDTIKQTIVQGSRLDKEHATSWLENVLTANVGLTGEQHFLAPHQAINYVECHDNATVFDYFDIQNPNISLRQRLANSRLALHIVLLAQGVPFLHSGQEFYRTKNLIDNTYNLPDDVNKLDWLRSLHYTEDIEFLKQLIAFRKAHPLLTLTTSSAIQKACQVKWLSPSLVEYKIQKDKQALTILINFGTEAATYENKMKQSIHLQYPHINAKKPIAPLADSYTVPAKQVLVLK